A genomic stretch from Marinimicrobium sp. C6131 includes:
- the cysM gene encoding cysteine synthase CysM: protein MAVSPFPTIESCVGNTPLVRLQRLPGETSNEILVKLEGNNPAGSVKDRPALWMIQQAEARGLIRPGDTLIEATSGNTGIALAMVAAIKGYRMILIMPDNSTQERKDAMTAYGAELIQVTEAEGMEGARDLALKMQAEGHGRVLDQFGNAANPQAHYETTGPEIWRQTDGRITHFISSMGTTGTIMGCSRYFKEQNPKIEIVGLQPDEDAKIPGIRRWPEAYLPKIYDASRVDRIVNMPQKLAEDTMRAMAREEGIFAGVSSGGSVAAALELSQHVSNAVIVAIVCDRGDRYLSSGVFRA from the coding sequence ATGGCGGTATCCCCTTTTCCCACGATTGAATCCTGTGTCGGCAACACGCCGCTGGTGCGCCTGCAGCGGCTGCCCGGCGAGACCAGTAACGAGATTCTGGTCAAGCTTGAGGGCAATAACCCGGCGGGTTCGGTCAAGGACCGGCCGGCGCTGTGGATGATCCAGCAGGCCGAGGCCCGGGGGCTGATCCGTCCCGGTGATACCCTGATTGAGGCCACCAGCGGCAACACCGGCATTGCCCTGGCCATGGTGGCCGCGATCAAGGGCTACCGGATGATCCTGATCATGCCCGATAACAGTACCCAGGAGCGCAAGGACGCCATGACGGCCTACGGCGCCGAGCTGATTCAGGTGACCGAGGCGGAGGGTATGGAAGGCGCCCGCGATCTGGCGCTGAAAATGCAGGCCGAGGGGCATGGTCGGGTACTGGACCAGTTTGGCAATGCGGCCAACCCTCAGGCCCACTACGAAACCACCGGCCCGGAAATCTGGCGTCAGACCGATGGGCGGATTACCCACTTTATCAGCTCCATGGGTACCACAGGCACCATCATGGGCTGTTCCCGCTACTTCAAGGAGCAGAACCCCAAGATCGAAATTGTGGGCCTGCAGCCGGACGAAGACGCCAAAATTCCGGGCATCCGCCGCTGGCCGGAAGCCTACCTGCCCAAAATTTACGACGCCTCCCGGGTCGACCGGATCGTCAATATGCCGCAGAAGCTGGCGGAGGACACCATGCGGGCCATGGCGCGCGAGGAGGGCATTTTTGCCGGCGTCTCCTCCGGTGGGTCCGTGGCGGCGGCGCTGGAACTGAGTCAGCACGTCAGCAATGCGGTGATTGTGGCCATTGTCTGCGACCGGGGCGACCGCTACCTGTCGTCCGGCGTGTTCCGGGCATGA
- the cas1f gene encoding type I-F CRISPR-associated endonuclease Cas1f, translating into MEDISPSDLKTILHSKRANIYYLQHCRVLVNGGRVEYVTDQGKESLYWNIPIANTTSILLGTGTSVTQAAMRELAKAGVLVGFCGGGGTPLFTANEVDVDVTWLSPQSEYRPTEYLQAWVKFWFDDELRLAAAKALQRARLARLQQEWCKRGLQDAGFSVDANRLDSLLSESARRIDVQPDTMSLLTEEARLTKALFKLAVDAVGYGDFTRAKRGTGADPANRFLDHGNYLAYGLGATATWTLGLPHGLAIIHGKTRRGGLVFDAADLIKDAAILPQAFLSAMRGDEEQQFRQNCIEALTRSESLDFMIDTLKSIALETAALVEQGE; encoded by the coding sequence ATGGAAGATATTTCGCCTTCGGATTTGAAAACCATCCTCCATTCCAAAAGAGCCAATATCTATTATCTTCAGCATTGCCGAGTACTGGTCAATGGTGGCAGGGTAGAGTATGTGACCGATCAGGGGAAAGAATCGCTGTACTGGAACATTCCCATTGCCAATACGACCAGTATTCTGCTGGGCACAGGAACGTCTGTTACCCAGGCTGCGATGCGGGAGCTGGCCAAGGCTGGAGTGTTGGTTGGGTTCTGTGGCGGCGGAGGTACGCCCTTATTCACCGCCAATGAAGTTGACGTTGATGTGACCTGGCTCTCGCCTCAGAGTGAGTATCGCCCCACAGAGTACCTGCAGGCATGGGTCAAATTCTGGTTCGATGATGAGTTGCGCCTGGCGGCCGCCAAAGCCTTGCAGCGGGCACGGTTGGCGCGATTGCAGCAGGAATGGTGTAAAAGAGGGTTGCAGGACGCGGGCTTCTCGGTAGATGCAAACAGACTCGACAGCTTACTCTCGGAGAGTGCTCGGCGCATTGACGTCCAGCCTGACACTATGTCACTGCTGACCGAGGAAGCCCGGCTGACCAAGGCGCTTTTCAAACTGGCGGTGGACGCCGTCGGCTATGGTGATTTTACCCGCGCCAAGCGGGGCACGGGCGCCGACCCCGCTAACCGTTTTCTGGACCACGGCAACTATCTCGCGTACGGCCTGGGGGCAACGGCCACCTGGACTTTGGGCTTACCACACGGCCTGGCCATTATACACGGTAAAACCCGCCGTGGCGGTCTGGTGTTCGACGCCGCTGACCTGATCAAGGATGCGGCCATACTTCCCCAGGCGTTTCTGTCGGCGATGCGTGGCGATGAGGAGCAGCAGTTTCGCCAGAATTGTATCGAGGCGCTGACCCGCAGCGAGTCCCTGGATTTTATGATCGACACCCTGAAGTCCATTGCCTTGGAAACCGCCGCCTTAGTGGAGCAGGGCGAATGA
- a CDS encoding WYL domain-containing protein, which translates to MDKTHPQHRYRYVELVAWWEGQINTRQIVEQFGLSRQQASSDINAYNELTKGNLAYDASRKAWIPSSHFRRHYISDDVTEYLNWIQTGYRIPAPAILPHESLRLPARHVAPTVMRGLIAGIRQQQRVEVDYVSLSNPNREGRVIAPHTFVNTGLRWHLRAFCEKSGEYRDFVLSRFRGEPELIGRSRQTADQDEAWNTEVTLIFAPDPRLPDAKREVLEHDYQMTDGHLYRRTRACLVQYLIQEMQVNTKIWDGTPEAQQLVLVNRDDVKEWLFEG; encoded by the coding sequence ATGGACAAAACCCATCCTCAACACCGCTATCGCTACGTTGAGCTGGTTGCTTGGTGGGAAGGGCAGATCAATACGCGACAAATCGTGGAGCAGTTTGGCCTCTCGCGCCAACAGGCCAGCTCGGATATCAACGCTTATAACGAACTGACCAAAGGCAACCTGGCCTATGACGCTTCCCGCAAGGCCTGGATACCATCGAGCCACTTCCGGCGTCACTATATCTCCGACGATGTCACCGAATACCTGAACTGGATTCAGACCGGGTATCGTATTCCCGCGCCCGCCATCCTTCCTCATGAATCCCTCCGCCTGCCCGCGCGTCACGTCGCGCCCACCGTTATGCGTGGCCTGATTGCCGGCATACGCCAACAGCAACGGGTGGAGGTGGACTATGTCTCTCTGTCCAATCCCAATCGGGAAGGGAGGGTCATTGCCCCCCATACGTTCGTCAATACCGGCCTGCGCTGGCACCTGAGGGCGTTTTGCGAAAAGAGCGGCGAGTATCGCGATTTTGTGCTCAGCCGGTTCCGGGGTGAGCCCGAGCTGATCGGGAGAAGCCGTCAGACCGCCGATCAGGATGAAGCTTGGAACACGGAAGTCACTTTGATATTCGCGCCGGACCCGCGCTTGCCGGACGCGAAGCGGGAGGTTTTGGAGCATGATTACCAGATGACGGATGGACATCTCTATCGGCGAACTCGAGCCTGCCTGGTGCAGTACCTGATTCAGGAAATGCAGGTGAATACCAAAATCTGGGATGGAACACCCGAAGCTCAGCAACTGGTGCTCGTCAACCGAGATGACGTGAAGGAGTGGCTGTTTGAAGGGTGA
- the mazG gene encoding nucleoside triphosphate pyrophosphohydrolase — MPHTVDDLLYLMSRLREPNTGCPWDLKQSYRTIASSTLEEAYEVVDTIERGDYDHLREELGDLLFQVIFYSQLGKEEERFDFGQIVDGLVNKLIRRHPHVFPDGTLDSRVDDQASLPADVKQRWEAIKQQEREEKGVQGVLDDVPLNLPALSRAAKLQKRAANVGFDWPDIRGPLAKIREETDELTEALEAGDQAHLTEELGDLLFAVTNVARHLKIDPEAALRQANRKFEQRFRYVEQNAEGNLNDHSLEALDTLWNNAKTQT; from the coding sequence ATGCCTCACACTGTAGACGACTTACTCTACCTCATGTCCCGCCTGCGCGAGCCCAACACCGGCTGCCCCTGGGACCTGAAGCAGTCCTACCGGACCATCGCCTCCTCCACCCTGGAAGAAGCCTACGAAGTGGTCGACACCATCGAACGGGGCGATTACGACCACCTGCGCGAAGAGCTCGGCGACCTGCTGTTTCAGGTCATTTTCTACAGCCAACTGGGTAAGGAAGAGGAGCGTTTTGATTTCGGCCAGATCGTCGATGGCCTGGTGAACAAGCTGATCCGCCGTCACCCGCACGTCTTCCCCGATGGCACTCTGGACAGTCGCGTGGACGACCAGGCCTCATTGCCAGCGGATGTCAAACAGCGTTGGGAAGCCATCAAACAACAGGAGCGGGAAGAGAAGGGTGTGCAGGGTGTGCTCGACGACGTGCCCCTGAACCTCCCGGCCCTCAGTCGCGCGGCCAAGTTGCAAAAACGCGCCGCCAACGTCGGCTTTGACTGGCCGGACATCCGCGGTCCCCTGGCCAAAATCCGGGAGGAGACCGACGAGTTGACAGAGGCGCTGGAGGCTGGCGACCAGGCACACCTGACCGAAGAACTGGGCGATCTGCTGTTCGCCGTCACCAATGTCGCCCGCCACCTGAAAATCGACCCCGAAGCGGCCCTGCGCCAGGCCAACCGCAAGTTTGAGCAGCGCTTCCGCTACGTCGAGCAGAATGCCGAGGGAAATCTGAACGATCACTCCCTCGAAGCCCTCGACACCCTCTGGAACAACGCCAAAACCCAAACGTAA
- the relA gene encoding GTP diphosphokinase yields the protein MVKVREDHPVADDGTIDIEAWLERLPGAADRSEESRQQLRRACALSAEADRVSTRVEYDWGSSCLSIGLDMAELLADLQLDQDTLVAAILYRAVREERLTLEAVQKAFGETVAKLIKGVLRMAAISYQRGDGDERVFGRQSEEQAENIRKMLVAMVDDVRVALIKLAERTCAIRAVKDAGPQRRRQVAREVADVYAPLAHRLGIGHIKWELEDLAFRYLEPADYKRIAKLLDERRLARQEYIDKVLTVLRDELKDAHIEGEVTGRAKHIYSIWRKMQRKGISFSQVYDIRAVRILVPTVRDCYTVLGIVHSQWRNIPHEFDDYIASPKENGYRSLHTAVIGPENKVLEIQIRTFAMHEEAELGVCAHWRYKGTDADASEKSYEQKIAWLRQVLEWHDELGGDGQPLKEGLRAVDQDRIYVFTPEGHVVDLPKTATPLDFAYRIHTDVGHRCRGAKVNNRIVPLNYHLNTADQVEILTGKREAPSRDWLSPALGYINTARARAKVQHWFKVQARDQNIAEGQALLDREFKRLALLDLDFEALAHKLNMQSLDDLYAAVGASDIGVGQVLSAAQRLLKASRPEELVIPFKAKSGKRKKDSDVYIEGVGNLLTQIASCCNPVPGDAITGYITLGKGVSIHRQDCSNILQLQADEPQRIIKVSWGEAPQSSYSVDIIIEAYDRQGLLRDITTLLDSERINISAMQTLSDKRKNTVDMLVSAEIRSIDELSRILTRLNQLPNIASARRKH from the coding sequence ATGGTAAAAGTTCGAGAAGACCATCCCGTTGCCGATGATGGCACCATTGACATTGAAGCCTGGCTGGAGCGACTGCCGGGCGCGGCGGATCGCTCCGAGGAAAGCCGGCAGCAGTTGCGCCGGGCCTGCGCACTCAGTGCCGAAGCCGACCGGGTCAGTACCCGGGTGGAGTACGACTGGGGCAGCAGCTGTCTGAGCATCGGGCTGGACATGGCCGAACTTCTGGCGGACCTGCAACTGGATCAGGACACTCTGGTGGCTGCCATTCTCTACCGGGCGGTGCGCGAAGAGCGCCTGACCCTGGAGGCCGTCCAGAAAGCGTTTGGTGAAACCGTGGCCAAGCTGATCAAGGGCGTACTGCGCATGGCCGCCATCAGCTACCAACGGGGCGACGGTGACGAGCGGGTGTTCGGTCGTCAGTCCGAAGAGCAGGCGGAAAATATCCGCAAGATGCTGGTGGCCATGGTCGATGATGTACGCGTGGCGCTGATCAAGCTGGCCGAGCGCACCTGCGCCATTCGCGCGGTCAAGGATGCGGGCCCCCAGCGGCGCCGGCAAGTCGCCCGGGAAGTGGCGGACGTCTATGCGCCCCTCGCACACCGGCTGGGCATCGGCCACATCAAATGGGAACTGGAAGACCTGGCCTTTCGCTACCTGGAGCCGGCGGACTACAAACGGATTGCCAAACTGCTGGACGAGCGGCGACTGGCGCGTCAGGAGTATATCGACAAGGTCCTGACGGTTCTGCGTGACGAGCTCAAAGATGCCCACATCGAGGGCGAGGTCACTGGGCGGGCCAAGCACATCTACAGCATCTGGCGGAAAATGCAGCGCAAGGGCATCAGTTTCTCCCAGGTATACGACATTCGCGCCGTGCGCATTCTCGTGCCGACCGTGCGGGATTGCTATACCGTGCTGGGTATTGTGCACAGTCAGTGGCGCAACATTCCCCACGAATTCGATGACTATATCGCCTCGCCCAAGGAAAACGGTTATCGCTCACTGCATACCGCGGTCATTGGTCCGGAAAACAAAGTGCTGGAAATCCAGATCCGCACCTTTGCCATGCACGAAGAGGCGGAGCTGGGCGTGTGCGCCCACTGGCGGTACAAAGGGACCGATGCCGACGCCAGTGAGAAAAGCTACGAGCAGAAAATCGCCTGGTTGCGCCAGGTGCTCGAGTGGCACGACGAACTCGGTGGCGACGGACAGCCGCTGAAGGAAGGGCTGCGGGCGGTGGATCAGGACCGTATCTATGTGTTTACCCCGGAAGGCCATGTGGTGGACTTGCCCAAAACCGCCACTCCGCTGGACTTTGCCTACCGTATCCACACCGACGTTGGCCATCGCTGTCGCGGTGCCAAGGTCAATAACCGCATCGTGCCCCTGAACTATCACCTGAATACCGCCGATCAGGTGGAAATTCTCACCGGCAAGCGGGAGGCGCCCAGCCGGGATTGGCTGTCTCCGGCGCTGGGCTATATCAACACCGCCCGGGCCCGGGCCAAGGTGCAGCACTGGTTCAAGGTGCAGGCGCGGGATCAGAATATTGCCGAGGGGCAGGCGCTGTTGGACCGCGAGTTCAAACGGCTGGCGCTGCTGGACCTGGATTTTGAAGCCCTGGCTCACAAACTGAATATGCAGAGCCTGGATGATCTCTATGCTGCGGTGGGGGCCAGCGACATCGGTGTCGGCCAGGTGCTGAGCGCCGCCCAGCGACTGCTCAAGGCGTCGCGCCCGGAAGAGCTGGTCATTCCGTTCAAGGCCAAATCCGGCAAGCGCAAGAAAGACTCGGATGTCTACATCGAAGGTGTGGGCAACCTGCTCACCCAGATTGCCAGTTGCTGCAACCCGGTACCCGGCGATGCCATTACCGGCTACATTACCCTGGGCAAAGGGGTCTCGATTCACCGGCAGGATTGCAGCAACATCCTGCAGCTCCAGGCCGATGAACCGCAGCGGATCATCAAGGTGTCCTGGGGTGAAGCCCCCCAGAGCAGCTATTCGGTGGATATCATCATCGAAGCCTACGACCGCCAGGGCCTGCTGAGGGATATCACCACACTGCTGGACAGCGAACGCATCAATATCAGCGCCATGCAGACCCTGTCCGATAAACGCAAAAACACCGTGGATATGCTGGTCAGCGCCGAGATTCGCAGCATCGACGAACTCAGTCGAATTCTCACGCGTCTGAACCAGCTACCCAATATCGCCTCGGCCCGCCGCAAACACTGA
- the rlmD gene encoding 23S rRNA (uracil(1939)-C(5))-methyltransferase RlmD yields the protein MSRRPPRPGRRPGSARKPRFQPRRLPDALTVERLSHDGRGIVRWQGKTLFVAGALPGESVRVLLEAEQSRYAEGSVAELLTSAPERQSPPCVHFRECGGCQLQHVRPDAQLAFKQQALLDQLARWGGVTPRQLAPAIESPSEGYRHRARLGVWTDKRGGVTVGFRRRGQRELVDIAHCEVLAPALNALIEPLKLWLSGLQAPGAISHIELILAGEGPALVLREIRTLKDADRETLATALPGVPPERIWRQINDQTTLLTLAGEPCDPRLSYALPEFDLTLGFHPQDFTQVNAEVNRRMVQQALDWLAPRPGEQVLDLFCGIGNFTLPLARSGARVLGLEGAASMVSRGEENARRNHLEATFAQANLADPSPAMRRRWGTPDAVLIDPPRDGAREVLDTLIKLRPGRLVYVSCNPATLARDAAELASAGYDLQSVGVLDMFPHTEHVESMALFQRR from the coding sequence ATGAGTCGCCGACCACCGCGGCCCGGCCGGCGCCCGGGGTCAGCCCGCAAGCCCCGGTTTCAACCCAGGCGCCTGCCCGATGCGCTGACTGTGGAGCGCCTGAGCCACGATGGACGGGGTATTGTCCGCTGGCAGGGCAAGACGCTGTTCGTCGCTGGAGCCCTGCCCGGCGAGTCTGTGCGGGTGCTTCTGGAGGCAGAGCAGAGCCGATACGCGGAGGGCTCAGTGGCCGAGTTGCTCACCTCGGCACCGGAGCGGCAAAGCCCACCCTGTGTGCACTTTCGGGAGTGTGGTGGCTGCCAGTTGCAGCACGTCCGACCCGATGCCCAACTCGCCTTCAAACAGCAGGCCCTGCTGGATCAGTTGGCCCGGTGGGGTGGTGTTACCCCACGCCAGTTGGCGCCCGCCATCGAATCGCCCAGCGAGGGCTACCGCCATCGGGCCCGGCTGGGGGTCTGGACCGACAAGCGCGGCGGGGTCACCGTAGGATTTCGCCGTCGGGGCCAGCGCGAGCTGGTGGACATTGCGCACTGCGAGGTGTTGGCGCCGGCGCTCAACGCTCTGATTGAGCCACTGAAGCTCTGGCTGTCCGGCCTGCAGGCACCGGGGGCCATCAGCCATATTGAATTGATTCTGGCCGGTGAAGGGCCGGCGTTGGTATTGCGGGAAATCAGAACGCTGAAAGACGCCGATCGGGAAACGCTGGCGACGGCTTTGCCGGGTGTTCCGCCTGAGCGAATCTGGCGCCAGATCAACGACCAGACGACGCTGCTCACTCTGGCGGGAGAGCCCTGCGATCCCCGCCTGAGCTATGCGCTGCCCGAGTTCGATCTGACCCTGGGGTTTCATCCCCAGGATTTCACCCAGGTGAATGCCGAGGTCAATCGGCGTATGGTCCAGCAGGCCCTGGACTGGCTTGCCCCCCGGCCGGGAGAGCAGGTTCTGGACCTGTTTTGTGGCATCGGCAACTTTACGCTACCCTTGGCCCGCTCCGGTGCCCGGGTATTGGGGCTGGAGGGGGCCGCCAGCATGGTGAGCCGGGGCGAGGAGAACGCCCGCCGCAATCATCTGGAGGCGACCTTCGCCCAGGCCAATCTGGCCGACCCCAGCCCCGCTATGCGCCGTCGCTGGGGCACACCGGACGCCGTGTTGATCGATCCGCCGAGGGATGGGGCGCGAGAGGTATTGGACACATTGATAAAACTCCGGCCCGGCCGGCTGGTCTATGTCTCCTGTAACCCGGCCACGCTGGCGCGCGATGCCGCAGAACTGGCCTCCGCGGGGTATGACTTGCAATCCGTCGGCGTGCTGGATATGTTCCCGCACACCGAACATGTGGAATCCATGGCGCTGTTCCAGCGCCGCTAA
- a CDS encoding HD-GYP domain-containing protein: MEFRPGEVTVNWQDVQPDSMDRSTSSLKIHVSELRVGMFVSKLDRDWLETPFLVQGFMIEGPEDVETVAEYADYVWIDAVQTQWRPPEQRTGLKAAIRPKTTYINKVSAREEHGQAIKVFRQARQLTKTLVDDIRLGGAINTEQAKATVRTCVDSILRNPDALLWMTKIRNEDEYTAEHCLNVCILAIAFGRHLGMEEADLEKLGLCGLLHDVGKMRVPPDILNKAGALTPKEFNMIRAHTVHGRNLLLSTPGILNVVVDVAYTHHERIDGTGYPRKLTAEKISRFARIIALVDAYDAMTANRCYAEAIPTTSALKNIYKDRGTHFDEKLALEFIKSIGLYPPGTIVQLRNELVGIVLETSKKYRHLPKVILIKRGERPLKKEQVINLADVERGHLKDDFLIQRALKDGTYGISVAEYREKGLVFRAAS, from the coding sequence ATGGAATTTCGGCCAGGAGAAGTGACGGTGAATTGGCAAGATGTCCAACCGGATTCGATGGACCGGAGCACAAGCTCCCTCAAAATCCATGTCTCCGAGCTCAGAGTCGGCATGTTCGTCTCCAAACTCGACCGGGATTGGCTCGAGACGCCGTTCCTGGTGCAGGGTTTTATGATCGAAGGCCCGGAAGATGTGGAAACCGTCGCCGAATACGCTGATTATGTGTGGATTGACGCCGTACAGACGCAGTGGCGTCCCCCGGAGCAGCGCACCGGCCTGAAAGCCGCCATCCGTCCGAAAACCACCTACATCAACAAAGTCTCCGCCCGGGAAGAACACGGTCAGGCCATCAAGGTCTTCCGCCAGGCCCGTCAACTCACCAAAACCCTGGTCGACGACATTCGCCTTGGGGGTGCCATCAATACCGAGCAGGCCAAAGCCACGGTGCGGACCTGCGTCGACAGTATCCTGCGCAACCCCGACGCCCTGTTGTGGATGACCAAAATCCGCAACGAAGACGAATACACCGCCGAACACTGCCTGAACGTCTGCATCCTGGCCATCGCGTTCGGGCGGCACTTGGGCATGGAAGAGGCCGACCTGGAAAAGCTGGGACTGTGCGGACTGCTGCATGACGTGGGCAAAATGCGCGTGCCGCCGGACATCCTGAACAAGGCCGGCGCGCTCACCCCGAAAGAGTTCAACATGATCCGTGCCCACACCGTGCACGGCCGCAACCTGCTGCTGTCTACGCCGGGCATTTTAAACGTGGTGGTGGATGTGGCCTACACCCACCACGAACGTATTGACGGCACGGGCTATCCGCGCAAACTGACGGCGGAGAAAATTTCCCGCTTCGCCCGCATTATCGCACTGGTCGACGCCTACGATGCCATGACCGCCAATCGCTGCTACGCCGAGGCCATACCGACCACCTCTGCGCTGAAGAACATCTACAAGGACCGGGGCACCCATTTCGATGAGAAGCTCGCCCTGGAATTCATCAAAAGCATCGGCCTCTATCCCCCGGGCACCATCGTACAGCTGCGCAATGAGCTGGTGGGCATAGTGCTGGAAACCAGTAAGAAATACCGCCACCTGCCCAAGGTGATTCTGATCAAGCGAGGCGAACGACCGCTCAAAAAGGAACAGGTTATCAACCTGGCGGATGTGGAGCGGGGTCACCTGAAAGACGATTTCCTGATTCAACGAGCCCTCAAGGATGGGACCTACGGCATCAGCGTGGCGGAGTATCGGGAAAAGGGGCTGGTGTTTCGGGCGGCGTCCTGA